The genomic segment GTCACTGACGCTGTTGATTGGCGTACGGCTCCGGGATGTGGAGGTGATTGAGGGTGGGCCACATGTATGGAGTCAGGGGAATGCAGCGGGGCTGGATCGAGTGCGGCGGACTGGGAGTGAGGAGTGTGATTACTGGGCGCCGCTCTGAGAGTTGGCCAGAGCTGTCTCATCCCGTAACAGGAGACATCGCTCTTGGGGTGATCAGCACGACACCGCTTTAGTGAGTTTCAGGCGAAGGTCGCAGGGAACTTGAGCGCTTTCAGATGGCCCGCTTCATGATCCATTGGTGCGCCCCAGATCCCACCAACGAGAAGTACACGCAGGCGATCGTCGACTACATCAAAGGCGGAAAGCCTATGGATGAGTACGCGGGCTTCAAGGTGTTGGCACGTCAGATCCACCCTCACCTTGGTGGAGGCGTGCTTCTTGTGGAAGCCGACAATCTGGCCGCAGTGCAAAAACATACTTATCCCTGGACAAAGGGTCTCGGCGTTACCGCGACGATCACTCCTGGTCTCAGCGATGAGGAGTATGTCGAGCTTGAAGAGAGCATGAGCAGCTGATCTGTTTCAACGGGAAATCCCGTTGATCAGATGTCGATCACGTTGGGCGTTCCACCAAAGGCTCATCAGTCGGAATCACGACCGAATGGTGCCTGGAAGGGCTGATTGGCAACGTCAAACCTGAGGCGCATGGGTGGACGCTTCAGGATCAGCGCCTGTCTGAGCGTCTTCTGGAGCCCTCTCAGCGCGCTTTTGAATGGATTTACCTAATTCCGTGGGGTACAACAGCCCTAGAATTGGGTCATGGGCCGATCCACCGCCACCCGACACCGTCAGCCAGGCAGCCTCCGCCGCGTTTCCAAGACGGCGCGCGGCCGAAAATATGAGCGTTGGCAATGGCGCACCCATCGGCAGACGGACACTGGGTGGGCCACTGTCGATGTGGAGCTGGGCGAGCGCCTGACTGGGCTACGCACTCGCACCCTGATCGCGCTGGGCGAGCTGTCTGCACCTTTGTTGGTTGAGCGCTGGGCACGTTGGCATTTCCGCTCTTGGAACGACATGCCCGCATTCACGGGTCGCCCTGCTGGAGCGAAGCAGCGCTCGGCTTGGTGGTGCGAGCTGCCTCGTCAGAGCGATGGTTCCATTCGCATCCGTTTCCGTTCTGTTGACGGCAGTTATGACTTCCGCCGCCGCGGTGCCCGTAGTGCCATCACCAGTGCCGAGGAGCTTGCAACCTCACTGTGGCGTTGCCTGACGGCTGATCCGATTGTGGAGTTGGGACGGCTGCAGTGGTTTGAGTCAGAGGCCCAAACCCAGATCGAAAAGATTGCGGAGGAGCAATTGGAGCTGCGTCGCCAGCGCCGTGTAGGTGATCTGAGCCAGCGTGATTTCGAGGCTGATGAGCGTGACACCTACCTTCGTCTTGAGCGCTGGGAGGCGATGCAAGCTGCCGTCAGAACTCGATGGGATGAGCTGTTGGCGGAGATGGTGGCCGCCCTACCGCGCACTCGTCGGGACGAGCTGAAGCCTCGGATTGTGATGCAGGCTGATCGGCTGCAAAGCGACAGCAAGCAACTGCAGAAATGGCGCGACGATCATTGGGTGGACAACACCCTTGAGTGGCGGGTCTGAAGCTGCTCATGCGCTGGCTGGAACAGCTGTCGCGTCACAGTTCAACCGTGACAAATCCAGCCACCACGCCTCAACGCATGAGGGTGCTGGATATCAGCTGGCTCCCAAAATCCGCTCGTAAACCTCAGTCGTTGTCTCTGTTGTCGCCGTGACGTAATAGGCGCTGTGAGTCAGCTCGCTGTGGCCCATGGCCATCGCAACTGAGGCTCCAGGGATACCCCGCAGGTGCGACCTGACGCTGTAGCTGTTCCTGAAGCTGTATGGCCTCAGCCACTTTCCCTGCTCTTCAAATGCCGCGGCCCAATTGCGCCAGAGTTTCTGACGACCCAGATACTGAGCAACAGCTTGGCCTCGTTCCTTCAAGGGCGGGAACGGCAGCAGGTTGGCGTTCAGAGCTGCAGCGAGATCGTTGGCAGGGACGTCCCCGTCAGGTCCGGTTATGGGAACCGCCTGTAACCAGCGCGGCTTGGTTTCCGTTTTGGTGGTGCGCCCCCCAGCTGCCTTCCGATAACTGCACCAGAGCTGGAGCTTTCGGGTTGTGGGGTTCACCTTGGAGATGAGGTGCGTCAGCTCTTCTGGCCTCAATCCGTAGACGGCCATCACCAGCAAGGCGTTGCGCCATTCGTCAGTAGGCACTGAATCCAGCAGTTCCAAGATCTGAACGTCGCTCAGGATCGCGATTTCGCGTTGTTCCTTGGCCTTGCCGTTCCCCGCCAGCATGACCTTCTGGTGCTGGGGAAGGATCCAATCGGCGTCCAGCCCTTCGTGAGCAACGCCATAAGTGAGCAGGCGATTGACGGCCCCAACGCATTGCTGCCTGGCGCGGGGTTTGTCCGTCCAACCGCCGGTGGTGATGACAGTGTCGATCAGCTTGTAAGGACTGCTGGGTGCGTTTTTGCCCAACAGCACCGTGATGGCCTGATCGCAGTAGGTGCGCTCCAGCTGGATGGTTTTGTCGCTGACCTGCTTGCCGTTCTGTTGGCGATCCCGGTAGTAAGCGGCGCCGATGGCCTTCCAGTTGATTCCGCCGATTGCTGTCGGCACCCCTGGCTGAGGTTCCTCCTCGTCAATTGAAAAAAGGTCAGCCCAAGCCTGATCAAGGGAGATCGGTGGATCACCGCTGACAGCGTTGTGCAGAGCGCTGACGATTTCGGTCACCGGCCCGATGCAGCCCACCTCCCATTGGAGGTCAGGGAGGTTCTTCGACCAGCAGCTCATCTTTCCATTGATGGCTTTTCGGACCCTCAGGTGAACGTAGCCCCGATGGTTGTTGACCGACCAGCCGCGAGGGACGCCAGCGGCCTTGATCGACGCCTTCAAGGCCGGGCCGAAATCGAAAGTTTTTGCCTTTGCCATGGCTTCCGCGAGTTGCTGCTTGCAATCTCCAGTGACCTCAATATGCCAAAAACTGGAGACAAAGTGGAGACATGCAACAAAAAACCCGCCTGGTGGCGGGCGAGGATTGGCTAAAAGCCTTGGTGTGACTGATGGGCGATCACAGGATCGAACTGTGGACAGCCTGCTTGTAAGGCAGGTGCTCTACCGCTGAGCTAATCGCCCTGACGTGGAGATTCTGCCCGAACACGGCACGCTGAAACCAATCCTCTGCGCCGCGCTGCCATGGCCTCCGGTCGCAACCACGATCGCGCCACGTCCCTGATCTTTCTGCCATTCGGACTTCTGCTGGGCCTCCTGATGGGCCATTGGTGCGGACTGATCGGCGGGTTCGCCTTCCTCGTTGGGGGGCTTTGGCTTTCGCCCGACCTTGACACGCGCTCCAATGCCTTGCATCGCTGGGGCCCCCTGGCCTTCCTGTGGTGGCCGTACCGCCGATCGTTGCGCCATCGTTCCGTTTGGTCCCACGGCCCCCTGGTTGGCACGACTGGGCGCCTGTTGCTGCTGGCAGCTTGGTTGTGGTGTCTTCTGACTGTGATCCCCGGTGCAGATTGGAGCACCTGCTTGGGTTGGATAACCCGATGGTTCCAGGCGCAGCCCCAACAGACCCTGGCCATGCTGATTGGGCTGGAGGCGAGCGTTTGGTTGCACCTGATCCTCGATGGGGATCCGTATCCGGTTGAGTGGCACCAAAGTCGCCGGCAATGAGAGGGTGGGCGCGCTTGTCCTCTGCTGATCCATGGCTGAGTCCAGCAGCGCTGCACTCCTGAAACTGATTGATGTGGTTGCCCGCCTGAGGGACCCAAGCGACGGTTGTCCATGGGATCTGGAACAGACCCACCGCTCGCTGGCGCCCTATGTGCTGGAGGAAGCCCATGAAGTGGCTGACGCCATCCGCCACGGCGATGACGATCACCTTTGCGAAGAACTCGGAGATCTTCTGCTGCAGGTGGTGCTTCATGCTCAGATCGCCAGCGAAAACCAGCGTTTCGACCTGGCTCAGGTGGCCGATGCAATCAGCGCGAAGTTGATACGGCGCCACCCCCATGTCTTCGGCGGCGAACCGCGCAGCTGGGAGGCGATCAAAGCCGAAGAACAAGCTCAGAACGGCACTGACTCAGCGAGTCCGCTCAGTGATCTCCTGGCTAAGAAAGTACGCGGTCAACCAGCTTTGGCCGGTGCGATGACCATCTCCAAGAAGGCCGCGAAAGCCGGATTTGAATGGGAGAACCTCAGTGGTGTCTGGGACAAGGTAAGCGAAGAGCTCGCTGAACTTCAGGAGGCGATCGCCAGCGGAAACAGTCAGCACGCTCAGGAGGAACTCGGCGATGCCCTGTTCACCCTGGTGAATGTGGCGCGTTGGTGCGGCATTGATCCTGAAGAGGGCCTGGCTGGGACAAATCGGCGTTTTCTCGACCGGTTTTCCCGGGTTGAATCAGCCCTCGGAGGGGACCTTCAAGGCCGCAGTCTCAAGGAACTTGAAGTGCTCTGGCAGCAAGCCAAAGCAGACATTCGATCAAAAACGATGGGCCCCGAAGGCTGATCACCGTGAGTTGTTGAAAAAGACGGCGGAATGACCGTGAGGAGTGGTCAATCCGCGTCCACCATTACAAAAACACCACATGTGGTGCCTGTCAATTTTTTGACACCAGATCTGGATCATCAGGCCTCAACCAGTTCATGCCTCAGAAAACGGATAGCAGCAGCCCAGGCACGATCGGCCAACTCCGGATCCCAGCGCCAGCCTTCATCCCGCATGAAAGTGTGATTCGCTTCGTAGAGATGGGTTTCATGGCGCAGACCGGATAGAGCCTGGAGGATCTGTTCATGGGCTTCAGGGGGCACATGTGGGTCCTCCGTCCCAAAGACCGTGAACAAAGCCCCTTGAATCTCAGCCACCCGCTGCAGTGAATCGGCAACACCGCGGCCCAGTTGTCCGTTTTGAAGGCCTGTTGGGTAGAGGCAAGCCGTCGCCTTCACCTCCGCATGCAGTGCAGCACGAAAAGCAAGATGACCGCGGATGCAGAACCCCATGGCGCCAAGCTGATCGGCGTCCACATCCCGGTCCGTCGCCAACCACTGCAACAGCGCTTCTGTATCGGCGTCGTAAGCGGTGATGGCGGTACGTCGAGCGTCATCGTTCCCCCGGAGACGGCCCATCGCATCCGGTTGAAGCACCGTGCCTGGCGGTTCAAGACGATGAAAAATCTCTGGCGCAGCCACCAAAAAGCCGTAGCCGGCAAGGCGTTTCGCCAAACGCAGCATCGGATCACCCAGCTGATAGATGTCGGAATAAAAAACAATCCCGGGATGAGGACCATCCCCAGTCGGCCTGGCCACATGCACCCGCATCAGACTCTCGTCAACCGTGAGCCCGATGGTCTGCTGCTCAATCCGCATGGCAGGCGGCGCATCATTCGTCGAGTCTTGGTCGTTGACGGCGCTGCCGCTTGAGCTCCCCGCGTTTTTTCTTGGCCTCCAGACGTCGCTTGACAGCCCCGCGTCCAGGTCTGGTTGCTTTGCGCTGGGCCGGAAGCGGTTTGAGAGCCTGACGCAGAAGAGTCGCCAGGCGATCCATGGCCAGCTGACGGTTCCGCCACTGGGAGCGTTCCTCAGCAACCACCACCCGCAGACAACCATCAACGAGGCGGGGGGTCAGCCTCTCTTTGAGGCAAGCAAGGCGAAAGGGTCCGAGTCCTGAGCACGTGTCGAGGTCGAGCATGAGCTCAACCCGGGAATCAGTGGTGTTCACACCCTGTCCCCCAGGGCCAGAGGCCCTGCTGAAGCGCCACTGCAGGTCCCTGGCGGGAATCGTGATCCGTTCATCAACGATCAGATCCTGAACCATGCCGAGCGATGGAGCCGCGATCACCTCGCCCCTAACAATGGCGGGTTCAGGTCCATCCCGTTGGCAACGAACTGAAGGACAGCAAGCGGCCAGAGCGTGGAAGCAACCACTACCTGTTGTGTTCGGTTGTCGCAGAGACACTACATGGAGAGTCCTGAACCACCAGAGAGTTAGCTGGAAGCATCCATGCTCGAATCGCGATGAGCGGCTGGATCGACGAGGAACATCGAGGCGTGCGATACGGATTGGCCGGCGAGGTGCTGATTGAAGAGATCAGCCCGTTTCAGCGAATCACCGTTGTCAGCAGTGAACGCTATGGCAGGGGCCTGATGCTCGATGGCTGCTGGATGACGGCGGAAGGGCAGGAACGCCAGTACCACGAAGCTCTGGTTCATCCCGCCCTGTGCTCTGCGGCCTCACTTGAACGCGTGCTGGTGATTGGTGGCGGCGATGGGGGAACGGCCCGTGAATGCCTGCGCCACGGGGATGTGAAACAACTTGACCTCGTCGAGATTGACGCCCGTGTGGTGGAACTCAGCCGGCTCCACCTCGCCGCGATCGGGGGCGGCGCCTGGAATGATCCACGTCTGCAGCTCACCATCGGTGACGGCATCGCCTGGGTCGCCAATGCACCAGCGGACAGCTACGACGTCATCCTTGTCGACGGATCCGATCCAGCAGGTCCTGCCGAAGGGCTCTTCAACCAGGTCTTCTTTGAACATTGCCGGCGCATCCTGAGGCCGGGGGGCGTGTTCGCCACCCAAAGCGAATCACCGGAGGCGTTCCGTGATGTGCATCTGGCGATGGTGCGGTTGATCCGAGAGGTCTTCGGTCACGCTGATCCTCTCTACGGCTGGGTTCCGATGTACCCCAGCGGCATGTGGAGCTGGACCTTCGCCGCTGTCGATGGCCCCCGCTACCGACAGCCTCATGCCGGTCGCGCGAAACACGTTGCTGATGGCTGTGAGCTGTGGAGTCCGCGTTGGCAGGAGGGAGCCTTTCTCGCCATGCCGGCCTTCATCGAAAGAGAACTGAACCGTCAGCGATGAACGACCTTTTCGATACCGATGGAACGATCTTCATGGGAGCCCAGCGCAATCCTGACCACTGCCAGGTGGGGTTGTTTGGCGTTCCCTATGACGGCACCACCTCATTCAGGCCCGGCACCCGTTTCGGTCCTGCAGCGATCCGCGAGGTGAGCCAGGGGCTGGAGAGCTACTGCCCGCAGCTCGACCGAGACCTGGACGACATCGCCTTCGCTGATCTCGGGGCGGTGGAGATTCCCTTTGGCGCTCCACAACCGGTGGTTGACGCGGTTCTGAAGGCGACGCAGGCCGTGCTCTCCAAGGGGCTCAAACCGCTGATACTGGGAGGCGAGCACTCGATCAGCTCCGGTGCCGTGGAGGCTGTCGCTGCCAAGCATCCCGATCTTGTTCTGCTGCAACTCGATGCCCATGCCGACCTCAGGGAGACCTGGTTGGGAGCACGTCACAGCCATGCCTGCGCCATGCGTCGCTGTCTCGACGTCCTGCCCAGTGGTGATCTTCTGCAACTCTCCATCCGCAGCGGCACCCGCGAGGAATTTCAGGAACTGCGGCGCACTGGCCGCCTGATCGCGAACGCGCAGAGCCTGGAAACCGCCTTGGTCCCATGGAGGGGCAGGCCGCTCTATCTGACGGTTGACCTGGACTGGTTCGATCCCTCTGTCCTGCCAGGAACCGGCACTCCTGAACCCGGCGGATATCACTGGCAGGATTTCGCCGACGTGATCGATGTGCTGAAACGCCATCGTCTCGTTGCAGCCGACGTGGTGGAACTCGCGCCTCAACTCGACAGCAGTGGTGTCAGCTCCGTGCTGGCGGCCAAGGTGTGCCGCAGCCTGCTCCTGCTTCTGGGCTCTGACCCGACTCCGATCTAATAGAAATGGCTGGCGTCGATACGCTGTTCCCTCAGACGGGCATGCTGGCGCCCCAATAAATCCAGGACCAGGGTTGGATGTTTATGAATCAAGGTCAGAAAACTGGCGCGGTTCAATCGAATCAACGAAAGCGGTGTCAAAGCCCTTGCATCGCAGCTGTGCAACTCGCTGGTCTCCACCAAATCGCGATAGAAGAACAACTCGCCAAGTCCGTAGCGAATCCTGTTCCTTGGCCCGATGCTGAGTTCAACCAATCCGCGCTGAATCACGTAGACAGCCTGCACCGGTTCACCTTGTCTGTAGACAAGGGAACCGGTCGGAAACGTCAGCCGGTCACCTTCCGGATGATCCAGAAACAGCTGCAGCGGAGTGGCTTTGGTCGTTGAGGCCTGCAATGCAGACGTTGAAGTTACCGGTGCATTGTGAACAGGGAAACCCTGTTGTGAAGTCGTTCACAACACACAGGGGAAACGTTGATGAACCATTGCGACCATTGACCAACAACGACGTTCACGCAAGAGCACGATCCAGCTCCAGCTGACGATCGAAGTCAACAGCGGTCGCCTCGTTCAGACACGGAAGTTGCGGAGAGCGGGGCGTCCAGTGGTGGCAGACCACCAGCTCAGCCACCTCGGCATGCACCTCAAGTTGCCTCAGCCGGCACCATCCGGCTTGACCAGCCTCTCCTGAACAGTGCTGACAGGTTCGACAACTGAGCCTGCTTGCCAAGGGAAGCCCCGGAAGGACGCTCAGGGTAAGGACGGTTTTGGAAATGGACGCGCATTAAACCAAGATCTGCCAAATCACTTCCATTTGCTGAAGACCTCCATAAGATTGCGCGTCCTCCCCTGTTGTTGATGCCATTACTCCGCACTCCCCTGCATGACCTCTGTCTGGAGAGCGGCGGACGGATGGTGCCATTCGCCGGCTGGGAAATGCCTGTGCAGTTCAGCGGACTGGTTCAGGAGCACTCCGCCGTTCGGGAGAGCGTCGGAGTCTTCGACATCTCCCATATGGGAGTGCTGAGGTTGGAAGGCCCGACCCCCAAAGACGCCCTGCAACAGCTGGTACCCAGTGATCTGCACAGGATCGGCCCTGGCGAAGCCTGTTACACCGTCATGCTCAATGAATCCGGAGGCATCCGCGACGATCTGATCGTCTACGACCTGGGAGCCATTGATGGCCAGAACGGTGCTCTTGTCCTGGTGATCAATGCCGCCTGTGCGGACAGCGATACAGCCTGGATCCGCGAACGAATGGAACCGGCCGGCCTCACGGTCACTGACGTCAAGGACGGCGGCGTTCTGCTGGCCCTGCAAGGACCCAAGGCCATCGCCCTGTTGGAGCGGCTCAGCGGCAGTGATCTCAGCGGGTTGCCACGGTTCGGACATCGAAACCTGACGCTGGATGGGCTCAGCCATCCCGTGTTCACCGCCCGGACCGGCTACACCGGCGAAGACGGCGTCGAAGTGCTGCTCAGTGCGCAGGATGGTCGTCTGCTGTGGGAACGATTGCTCAGAGAGGGTGTCACTCCCTGTGGACTTGGCGCCCGCGACACCTTGCGGCTCGAGGCGGCGATGCATCTCTACGGACAGGACATGGACGAGACCACAACTCCCTTCGAAGCCGGACTCGGCTGGCTGGTGCACCTTGAAATGCCGGCGGATTTCATCGGTCGGAAGGCCCTCGAAAGCGCTGCCGAGCGCGGTCCCAACAAGCGACTGGTCGGCCTGAAGCTGCCGGGTCGTGCCATCGCACGGCACGACTATCCAGTGCTGCACAACAACGAAACCGTTGGGTCGATCACCAGTGGCAGCTGGTCTCCCACCCTTGCTGAACCGATCGCTCTGGCCTTCGTTCCCGCCGCTCTGGCCAAGCTGGGGACGGAACTCAAGGTTTCGATCCGGGGGCGTGAATCATCGGCCGTTGTGGTCAAGCGACCCTTCTACAAACGGCAGGCATGATCCAAGCGAGCAGGAACTGACCAGACTGCAGGCAATCCCAGAGCGGCAGCATGGTTGAGCTGGTGATGCAGGAGATCGTTCCTCTGATCGCCCTCGCCTTGGCTGGCGTCGCCGGCGGTCGCTTCTTTGATTTCAAGCAGGGCAGCGAAAAAATTCTGACCCACTTCGTTCTCTGGCTTGCAGGTCCATCGGCCCTCTTCCTGGCGATCCAGAACAGCTCCGCTGATGCACTGCTGGATGCCGGCGTCAGCGTCACCAGCCTCCTGGTTTTTTCCGTGACCTATCTGGGGACGGTCCTGGTTCATCGCTACTGGCTGGGCCACGCAGTTGCGGACGGCGCCATCGCTGCCTGCTGCACCACGTCGATGAACCTGATCATGATCGGATTGCCAATCTCCCTCAGCGTTGCCGGAGATCAGGCGGGAGCGGTGGTGGCCATCAATGCCCTGTTGTCCCTGGTGATTTTCGTCCCTGTCACGGTGGCCTTGCTGAACCCTTCAACCCCTGAGCAGGGGGATGCCTCGTCAGGGGTTGGCAGTCACATCGCCAGCTCGCTGGGCAATCCCCTGGTGATTGGCACATTGATCGGACTGGTTGTTCTCAGCCTTCACATCACCATTCCCTCGAGCATTGAACACACACTCAGTCTCCTCAAGGAGGCGAGCGTTCCCGTCGGAATGGTGGCCCTCGGCCTCACCGTGAATTCCATCGGCCTGCACTCCATCAACCGGGAAGTTCTGCTGATGTGCGGAACCAAAATGGTGATCGTGCCCGCCATCGCGCTTGGTGCGGCGGTTTTGTTCCGACTGCCCCCTGCCGCGGCCACGGCTCTGGTGGTGTTGTTCAGCTGTCCACCAGCCCTGCACTCCTACATCCTGGCCAGCGAATACAGCACCTATGAACAGGAGTCTGACGGGATCATCCTGCTCTCCATTCTGATTTCGGTAATCTCCATCCCGGTCTTCATCTCTGCCTGCCAGCGGATCTGGGTGCTCAGCTGAGAGACGAGGCAACACTTCCGCCGGACACACGCTGCATGGGATCATCCGGTCTGGTTAGGCCCTCCCCATCCCATGCGCAGCAACGGTTGCGGCGACCTGCGCGAGCAGACCATCGACGAACAGGTGACGCTGTGCGGCTGGGTGGATCGACGCCGTGACCATGGAGGGGTTATCTTCATCGATTTGCGCGACCGCAGCGGCACGGTTCAGATCACCGTGGACCCGGATCTGGGGGCGGACGCTTTCGCCGTGGCGGAACACCTGCGCAGCGAGACCGTGCTCCAGGTGAACGGCAAGGTGCGGGCACGACCCGCTGAATCCCTCAACGTCAAGCTCGCGACCGGCGCCGTGGAGGTGCTGGCCAGCGGCATCACGGTGCTGAACAGCGTGAAGGGCAACCTGCCCTTCCCCGTCTCGGTGCATGACGAGGAGAACACCCGCGAAGAGCTGCGGCTGCGCCACCGCTATCTCGATCTGCGCCGCAAGCGCATGAACGACAACCTGCGGCTTCGGGCCCAGACGATCCAGGCCGCCCGACGCTTCCTGGAGGACGAGGGTTTCATTGAGGTGGAGACCCCGGTGCTCACCCGCTCCACCCCGGAAGGAGCCCGCGACTACGTGCTGCCCAGCCGGGTCTGCGGCGGCGAATGGTTCGCCCTGCCCCAGTCCCCCCAGTTGTTCAAACAGCTGCTGATGGTGGGCGGCATCGAGCGCTACTACCAGGTGGCCCGCTGTTTCCGCGACGAAGACCTGCGGGCCGACCGCCAGCCGGAATTCACCCAGCTGGACATCGAGATGAGCTTCATGGATCAGGAGGAGATCCTGGAGCTGAACGAATCCCTGATCTGCGCCATCTGGAAGGCGGTGAAAGGCATCGAGCTGCCGCGGCCCTTCCCCCGCATGACCTGGCACGACGCCATGGAGCGCTACGGCACCGACCGGCCCGACACCCGCTACGGCATGGAGCTCACCAACGTGAGCGACATCGTCCAGGACATGGGCTTCAAGGTGTTCAGCGGCGCCGTGAAATCCGGCGGCTCGGTGAAGTGCATCGCCGTTCCAGGGGGCAATGACGCCCTCTCCAACGTGCGGATCAAGCCCGGCGGCGATGTGTTCAGTGAAGCCCAGGCAGCCGGTGCCGGTGGTCTGGCCTTCATCCGGGTGCGAGACGGCGGGGAGATCGACACGATCGGCGCCATCAAGGACAACCTCAGCGACGAGCGAAAGCAGGAGCTGCTCAGCCGCACCGGCGCGGAACCCGGCACCCTGCTGCTGTTCGGCGCCGGCGACACCGCCACGGTGAACAAGGCCCTCGACCGGGTGCGCCAATACCTGGCCAGAGAGCTGGGCATGGTCAGGGCCGACCGGGACAACGACCAGTGGAACTTCCTCTGGGTGGTGGACTTCCCGATGTTCGAGTTCAACAGCGACGAGAACCGCTACGAGGCCCTGCACCACCCCTTCTGCGCCCCCAACACCGAGGATCTGGGCAGCGATGCCTCGCAGTGGGCCGACACCCTGCCGGGAGCCCGGGCCCAGGCCTACGACCTTGTGCTCAATGGCCTCGAGCTCGGTGGCGGCTCCCTGCGCATCCACGACTCCGCCCTGCAGCGCCAGGTGTTGCAGACGGTTGGCCTGCCCCTCGAGGAGGCCCAGGAGCAGTTCGGCTTCCTGATGGATGCTCTCGATGTGGGCGCGCCTCCCCACGGCGGCCTGGCCTTCGGTATCGACCGCATGGTGATGCTGCTGGCCGGCGAGGAATCAATCCGCGACACCATTGCCTTCCCGAAAACGCAGCAGGCCCGCTGCCTTATGACCAATGCCCCCGGGGGGGTCGCCGACAGGCAGCTGGAGGAGCTGCATGTGGCCAGCACCTGGATGGATCCTTCCGACGCAGATGTCTGAAACATCACGCAGGTGCAACAGATCCCGAAAGGATTCAGCGCTTTTCGGGCACTGATCGATCAGCCAGGGAACCCTGAGTTCATCACCTTCTCTCAGGAACGCACTTGCCCCGTCAAGGCCGACGGACCGGGGAAACCCGCGAACGCCGCTCCGGCACGACCGATCTTCTGCGGATGTACCTGCAGGACATCGGTCGCGTTGACCTGCTGACCAATGAAGAGGAGGTGACGCTGGCACGTCTGGTGCAACGGCGGGAAGCGCTTCTTCTGCAACAGCGCGATCTGGCATCGGGAGATGAGTCGATCGGTGAACTGCATCGCCTCGAGGAACTCCAGCGTCGCGAAGCGAATCAGCACAGTCACTGGCCAACAAAGCAGGAGTGGGCCCGTGCCGCGGGTCTGAGCCTCCCGGAACTGCAAAGCCGCATCGAAGCCGGTTACGAGGCCTGGGCACGACAGGCTGATCTGGCCCCGAAGGAGCTCAAGACGGCTCTGCGCAACGGGAGGCGGGCCAAGGACCACATGATCCAGGCCAATCTGCGCCTGGTGGTGGCGGTTGCCAAGAAATACCAGCAGCGCGGTATGGAGCTGCTGGATCTCGTTCAGGAGGGGACGCTGGGTCTCGAACGCGCCGTCGAGAAATTCGACCCCACCCGCGGGTTCCGGTTCAGCACCTATGCGTACTGGTGGATCCGCCAGGGCATCACCCGGGCCATCGCCACCCAGAGCCGCACGATCCGGCTGCCGGTTCATGTCACCGAAAAACTCAACCGGATCAAACGTGTTCAACAGGAAATCGCCAGCAATGAGGGCCGGATCGCTTCCATTGCTGATCTCGCCCGTGAGTTGGGCATCAGTGAGGAAACTGTCCGCCAGACCCTCGCCCGCGTTCCACGCTCCGTGTCACTGGACACCCGGGTGGGACGGGATCAGGACACCCAGCTCGGTGATCTGATCGAGGACGGCAAGGCCACGCCGGAGCAGACCCTGACCCACGATGAGCTCCACAACGACCTCGA from the Synechococcus sp. KORDI-100 genome contains:
- a CDS encoding AEC family transporter, with product MVELVMQEIVPLIALALAGVAGGRFFDFKQGSEKILTHFVLWLAGPSALFLAIQNSSADALLDAGVSVTSLLVFSVTYLGTVLVHRYWLGHAVADGAIAACCTTSMNLIMIGLPISLSVAGDQAGAVVAINALLSLVIFVPVTVALLNPSTPEQGDASSGVGSHIASSLGNPLVIGTLIGLVVLSLHITIPSSIEHTLSLLKEASVPVGMVALGLTVNSIGLHSINREVLLMCGTKMVIVPAIALGAAVLFRLPPAAATALVVLFSCPPALHSYILASEYSTYEQESDGIILLSILISVISIPVFISACQRIWVLS
- the gcvT gene encoding glycine cleavage system aminomethyltransferase GcvT gives rise to the protein MPLLRTPLHDLCLESGGRMVPFAGWEMPVQFSGLVQEHSAVRESVGVFDISHMGVLRLEGPTPKDALQQLVPSDLHRIGPGEACYTVMLNESGGIRDDLIVYDLGAIDGQNGALVLVINAACADSDTAWIRERMEPAGLTVTDVKDGGVLLALQGPKAIALLERLSGSDLSGLPRFGHRNLTLDGLSHPVFTARTGYTGEDGVEVLLSAQDGRLLWERLLREGVTPCGLGARDTLRLEAAMHLYGQDMDETTTPFEAGLGWLVHLEMPADFIGRKALESAAERGPNKRLVGLKLPGRAIARHDYPVLHNNETVGSITSGSWSPTLAEPIALAFVPAALAKLGTELKVSIRGRESSAVVVKRPFYKRQA
- a CDS encoding RpoD/SigA family RNA polymerase sigma factor, giving the protein MPRQGRRTGETRERRSGTTDLLRMYLQDIGRVDLLTNEEEVTLARLVQRREALLLQQRDLASGDESIGELHRLEELQRREANQHSHWPTKQEWARAAGLSLPELQSRIEAGYEAWARQADLAPKELKTALRNGRRAKDHMIQANLRLVVAVAKKYQQRGMELLDLVQEGTLGLERAVEKFDPTRGFRFSTYAYWWIRQGITRAIATQSRTIRLPVHVTEKLNRIKRVQQEIASNEGRIASIADLARELGISEETVRQTLARVPRSVSLDTRVGRDQDTQLGDLIEDGKATPEQTLTHDELHNDLEHLLDELTSREASVLRRRFGLEDDTPQTLAQIGEALKLSRERVRQIETRALLKLRQPQRRSKVRDYIQGLDS
- the aspS gene encoding aspartate--tRNA ligase; translation: MRSNGCGDLREQTIDEQVTLCGWVDRRRDHGGVIFIDLRDRSGTVQITVDPDLGADAFAVAEHLRSETVLQVNGKVRARPAESLNVKLATGAVEVLASGITVLNSVKGNLPFPVSVHDEENTREELRLRHRYLDLRRKRMNDNLRLRAQTIQAARRFLEDEGFIEVETPVLTRSTPEGARDYVLPSRVCGGEWFALPQSPQLFKQLLMVGGIERYYQVARCFRDEDLRADRQPEFTQLDIEMSFMDQEEILELNESLICAIWKAVKGIELPRPFPRMTWHDAMERYGTDRPDTRYGMELTNVSDIVQDMGFKVFSGAVKSGGSVKCIAVPGGNDALSNVRIKPGGDVFSEAQAAGAGGLAFIRVRDGGEIDTIGAIKDNLSDERKQELLSRTGAEPGTLLLFGAGDTATVNKALDRVRQYLARELGMVRADRDNDQWNFLWVVDFPMFEFNSDENRYEALHHPFCAPNTEDLGSDASQWADTLPGARAQAYDLVLNGLELGGGSLRIHDSALQRQVLQTVGLPLEEAQEQFGFLMDALDVGAPPHGGLAFGIDRMVMLLAGEESIRDTIAFPKTQQARCLMTNAPGGVADRQLEELHVASTWMDPSDADV